TGGATCGGTTGTACGCAAAAGCACACCCAGACAATAAAGCATCGCGGCGCATCATTGAGAAACTCGGCTTCTCGTTTGAACGCGTTTTGGATGGCCTGACCGGGGACGACGAGGACTGCAACGGTGAGTGGTTGTATGTTTTGACGAAATAAACAAGCCATTCATTCAAAAGCTTCGTCAAAATCTTCCTACATGTGTTATAATAAAAGAACAGTATTCTCTTCTAACGGAATTTCTGAATAACCCACACAATTACATGCGGTAGTTCTAAAGATGATCCCCTGAATCAACGAGGATCATCTTTTTTGTTCTTTCTAGTAATTATCACATGACGAAAGGTTGTAGATGATATGGAAGCATTGCCTTGCCAAGGCTGTAAAGGATTGTGCTGTGGTCCTGTTCCCATTACAGAGAAGGAATTTAAAATGATATACAAGAAATTGAAAGCGTTTCCAAAAAAGCTCCGTGACGACCTGGAAAATCAACCGAGACTGTTTGGGACTTGTATCTTCTACGACATGCAAAAAGATCAGTGTGGCATTCATAGCGTTCGACCGGAAGTGTGTCGCGCTTTTGGATATCACAGAGACCTTGTCTGTTTTCGTAAACCAGAATTGGCAACGAAAGAAACGCTGACCTTCAAGGAGAAAGCGATTGGGTATTTGAGTATTGATATTACTTGGAAGCATTTTTAAAGAAAGGAGCTATAAGATGTGCGGTTTTGGTTTGAAAATTAGTTCCAGACTCAACGTCAGCATGAAGCAAAACATGGATCTCAACTGAATAGTAATGTTATAGACAGCCTCATTGAACTATACTCGTCTTCACCCTCTAGACTTGATACGCGATAAAAATGCCGAAGGAGGCAATTTATGTTGAGGAAGAGTACAAATGCAGGTAGAAGATCTGCAATTATGACTGGGGTGTTATTAATAGCCGGATTGATTACAGGTTTATTTAGTGTTGTTCCTGTAATTGATGGAGCAGACTACCTTGTCATGGCTTCTTCAAATGAGAATCAGGTACTACTAGGCGCATTTTTTCAATTGTTGATGATTGTTGCCTATGTGGGTATTCCTATTTTGATGTATCCGTTGTTAAGTAAGCATCATAAAAGTTTAGCTCTCGGATCTGTTGCTTTTGGCATCATTGCGGGCGTGTTCATTATTCTTGGTGTAATCATTCTTCTGTTGCTATTGTCAGCAAGCCAAGAGTTTGCAAAAGTTGGAACTTTGTATGCAATGTATTTTCAGACACTGGGTGAATTGTTGCGGGAAGGACGTGATTTGGTAAACCATGTGGCAACGACACTGGCATTTGTTCTGGCTATGTTCTTGTTCAACTACATATTTTACCGAACTACATTAGTTCCACGTTGGTTGTCAGTCTGGGGTCTAATTGGGTCAACATCGTCCATATTGGCTAGCTTATTATTTATGATTCGCTTCATCGGGCTGGATACAACCTACATGATGTTGAACATTCCAATAGCCTTTCAACAATTGGTTTTGGCTATATGGCTAATCATTAGAGGTTTCAACCCCACGGAACAGGATTCTGTAACCAATTAAAATACGTGTTTTAGTGCTAAAGAGCGAAACAATGGAGAAAGGGATATCTCAAAGCTTTCACTTGAGACATCCCTTTTTCTTTTACACGCATTCACGCATCCCTTTACTCCACACTTGCCAACACGCGCTCCAATGCATCCAGCGCCTGCTCCGCATCGGCACCATCCGCAGTCAAGACGACCGATTGTCCTTTCGACACCGCGAGGGACATGACGCCGATAATACTCTTCGCATTCACCTTCTTCTCATCCTTGTTCAATCCGATTTCACTGGAAAAGGAAGCTGCCACTTTCACAAACAAAGAAGCCGGACGCGCGTGTAATCCCTGTGCCAACTGGACGATGACCTGTCTCTCTCTCATTCGATTCACTCCTATCCCTTTCTCATTAAATTGCTATAGGCCTTCTATAGCCGTCAGCAGTTCTTCTACTTGATCCAAACGAGTCAATCCCGTTTCCTTGTCCACGATGGATGTATAAATATGCGGTATGACCTGCTTTGCACCTGCTTCGAGGCATACCTCCACAATCGGCCGAATCGAAGCAGCATCGATCCCGCCAGTCGGCTCAAAAACGGGAATCCCGTAACGTACGGCTGCTTCTGCCATCGCCTTGATTTCATTCAGCCTTTCCAGTCCGTCAACTGGATAAAATTTGACCGAGTGTACACCAATCTCCGCCAGCATCGCGGCGGCTGCATCGCAAGACAGCCATTCTGTAACTTTGTTGCTCATTGGTCCCGTGGTGACGTGAACCTTTCCTGGTTGACCACCAGGGGCAATCAATGCATTCACGATCGTATGTGAGTTGCCGACTGCCTGTAGCCCGCCGAGCGTATAGCCTGCTGCCGGAA
This genomic stretch from Brevibacillus brevis harbors:
- a CDS encoding YkgJ family cysteine cluster protein; amino-acid sequence: MEALPCQGCKGLCCGPVPITEKEFKMIYKKLKAFPKKLRDDLENQPRLFGTCIFYDMQKDQCGIHSVRPEVCRAFGYHRDLVCFRKPELATKETLTFKEKAIGYLSIDITWKHF
- a CDS encoding DUF4386 domain-containing protein, with amino-acid sequence MLRKSTNAGRRSAIMTGVLLIAGLITGLFSVVPVIDGADYLVMASSNENQVLLGAFFQLLMIVAYVGIPILMYPLLSKHHKSLALGSVAFGIIAGVFIILGVIILLLLLSASQEFAKVGTLYAMYFQTLGELLREGRDLVNHVATTLAFVLAMFLFNYIFYRTTLVPRWLSVWGLIGSTSSILASLLFMIRFIGLDTTYMMLNIPIAFQQLVLAIWLIIRGFNPTEQDSVTN
- a CDS encoding HPr family phosphocarrier protein — its product is MRERQVIVQLAQGLHARPASLFVKVAASFSSEIGLNKDEKKVNAKSIIGVMSLAVSKGQSVVLTADGADAEQALDALERVLASVE
- a CDS encoding KDGP aldolase translates to MGTPKIRLNVLARDVENAKQICAVADGRALIGILVKGFASVEAAIKAVEQYQQAGVPVSVGLGAGDPTQWKKVAEVAVQTQPDHVNQVFPAAGYTLGGLQAVGNSHTIVNALIAPGGQPGKVHVTTGPMSNKVTEWLSCDAAAAMLAEIGVHSVKFYPVDGLERLNEIKAMAEAAVRYGIPVFEPTGGIDAASIRPIVEVCLEAGAKQVIPHIYTSIVDKETGLTRLDQVEELLTAIEGL